Proteins encoded in a region of the Sugiyamaella lignohabitans strain CBS 10342 chromosome B, complete sequence genome:
- the ELG1 gene encoding Elg1p (Subunit of an alternative replication factor C complex; important for DNA replication and genome integrity; suppresses spontaneous DNA damage; involved in homologous recombination-mediated repair and telomere homeostasis; required for PCNA (Pol30p) unloading during DNA replication; GO_component: GO:0031391 - Elg1 RFC-like complex [Evidence IPI] [PMID 12909721]; GO_component: GO:0005694 - chromosome [Evidence IEA]; GO_component: GO:0000781 - chromosome, telomeric region [Evidence IEA,IEA]; GO_component: GO:0005737 - cytoplasm [Evidence IDA] [PMID 14562095]; GO_component: GO:0005739 - mitochondrion [Evidence IDA] [PMID 14576278]; GO_component: GO:0005739 - mitochondrion [Evidence IDA] [PMID 16823961]; GO_component: GO:0005634 - nucleus [Evidence IEA,IEA]; GO_component: GO:0005634 - nucleus [Evidence IDA] [PMID 14562095]; GO_function: GO:0003682 - chromatin binding [Evidence IDA] [PMID 18482875]; GO_process: GO:0006261 - DNA-dependent DNA replication [Evidence IMP] [PMID 12912927]; GO_process: GO:0007049 - cell cycle [Evidence IEA]; GO_process: GO:0000724 - double-strand break repair via homologous recombination [Evidence IMP] [PMID 17170004]; GO_process: GO:0007064 - mitotic sister chromatid cohesion [Evidence IGI,IMP] [PMID 19430531]; GO_process: GO:0045910 - negative regulation of DNA recombination [Evidence NAS] [PMID 11779788]; GO_process: GO:0010526 - negative regulation of transposition, RNA-mediated [Evidence IMP] [PMID 11779788]; GO_process: GO:0000723 - telomere maintenance [Evidence TAS] [PMID 13678589]), with amino-acid sequence MMVALLGPGQDQKRKDLAETTPDQQHDSEHELIPRKEKKPKKSGHGVGQSSTLHSFLSLKQPNFPSKSQNEKDSLVSVDNHRALSQEVDSATQVLTDRNEINNFEASQQPADSLSVMVKLKLPRVIVKLKDPILKKDQNTRSDRPHPFFLKKSEISNPPSIDLESNYNDPKTSQNIAAPAPIHPFFSKSRKLQANALSSGQQSTSSSEGSPSQPVAAVESVLAPPTRPSSAPVHSFFMKKSQKIRNDESTHQSTDRSSVPVTDSGTTSTGSKITARTLSNPILHRTTTSSFSNFQPGIYPQWPQCLHTRSLSEHEQKLLSSIYSRESEKGRFKRLISNKQKRKTQPIQIESDKNILKIELREARRDVPKPVKKPSRVFLDKQELVSIALSAIAPFSRSILSPLIQRCGEPSAFDKHSYEQLAWTTKYSPVKTSNVITANSNAANVLSWIERKQKALKKFPVKQAIPKRIRKKKENKSEMDGFIVSGDDTDEDERPSVEPDSNAKSDFLILYGPSGSGKTSSVYSAGAELGCFVFEVNSSQRRSGKTLVALLEGMAQSHLVHMSAPKDQEKMQLQNSIVLLEEVDVLYEEEKSFWAGLQRFTEISRRPIVLTCTNPTSLPSTITDSVSGNTSTYLEFCPAPETLQVDALFVIALCEGHLVEKNCLHNLVVANNFDFRLSLNTLQFWCQMGVGGRRSGIDWMLTKDEQDRYNLHDKRVISQGTYFEVPGREFQDDYDPFYKPQTHSHDIQGRYSDVTGNHNGENNSLPTLNEVSSLYDTLSAADVIDSHTYSAFAVVPHHHLADNEDPLAGIMLTDESSVREDPLPFELQVGSSILDLVGSISEGYPFSLLPSRPPKPIVDGVTFREALLYLGFRLDQWGSAVGQSNQFDSVSTSTLATDFLPWVRGMARMDKILAAEYERVRTQLSTESGRASRRSYAAMGIDTYDRYLDGDIDLDEIINTAPLNWASEEFSQSEHQPILTSNPSMHNSI; translated from the coding sequence ATGATGGTGGCCTTATTGGGGCCCGGTCAAGATCAGAAGAGAAAAGATCTTGCGGAAACAACCCCAGATCAACAGCACGACTCCGAGCACGAGCTGATACCTCGAAAGGAGAAAAAACCGAAGAAAAGTGGACATGGAGTTGGCCAGAGCTCTACGCTTCATTCATTCCTGTCATTGAAGCAGCCTAATTTTCCAAGTAAATCTCAGAATGAAAAGGATTCTTTAGTGTCGGTTGATAATCACAGAGCATTGAGTCAAGAGGTAGATTCAGCGACGCAAGTCTTGACTGACAGGAATGAAATCAACAATTTTGAGGCatctcagcagccagcTGATTCATTGTCTGTGATGGTGAAACTCAAGCTACCAAGAGTAATAGTCAAATTGAAAGATCCAATTTTAAAGAAAGACCAGAATACTAGATCAGATAGACCTCATCCCTTTTTCCTCAAAAAGTCAGAGATATCCAACCCTCCTAGTATTGACCTTGAATCTAACTATAACGACCCGAAAACCTCTCAAAAtatagcagcaccagcccCTATTCATCCATTTTTTTCCAAAAGCCGCAAACTACAAGCTAATGCCCTTAGCAGTGGGCAGCAGTCGACGTCGTCTTCTGAGGGCTCTCCAAGTCAACCTGTGGCTGCGGTAGAATCTGTATTGGCACCACCTACTAGACCTTCATCAGCCCCGGTACATTCATTTTTTATGAAAAAATCGCAAAAGATAAGGAATGATGAGTCGACCCACCAATCCACTGATAGGTCATCAGTTCCTGTGACTGATTCCGGTACTACGAGTACAGGATCCAAGATTACTGCCCGTACACTCTCCAATCCTATACTTCACCGTACCACAACATCATCGTTTTCAAATTTCCAGCCAGGTATATATCCTCAGTGGCCACAGTGCCTTCACACTCGCTCATTGTCAGAACATGAGCAAAAATTACTATCATCTATTTATTCACGAGAGTCTGAAAAAGGACGCTTTAAAAGACTAATTTCCAACAAGCAGAAACGGAAAACCCAACCAATACAAATTGAGTCTGATAAGAACATTTTAAAAATTGAGTTGCGTGAGGCCAGAAGAGACGTACCCAAGCCTGTTAAAAAGCCAAGCAGGGTATTCTTAGACAAACAGGAGCTAGTGTCGATAGCCCTGTCGGCTATTGCGCCTTTCAGCAGAAGCATTCTATCTCCATTAATCCAAAGATGTGGAGAACCATCAGCATTTGACAAACATTCGTACGAACAGCTTGCATGGACGACAAAATACAGTCCAGTAAAGACTAGTAATGTAATCACTGCTAACTCCAATGCAGCGAATGTGTTGAGCTGGATTGAAAGAAAGCAAAAAGCTTTGAAAAAATTTCCTGTCAAACAAGCAATTCCAAAACGAATTaggaaaaagaaggaaaatAAGAGCGAGATGGATGGTTTCATAGTGTCAGGGGACGAtactgatgaagatgagagaCCTTCAGTGGAACCAGACTCGAATGCTAAATCGGACTTTTTAATTCTATATGGGCCTTCGGGGAGTGGAAAGACTAGCTCTGTCTattctgctggtgccgaGCTAGGGTGCTTTGTATTCGAGGTGAACTCCAGTCAACGACGAAGTGGCAAGACTCTTGTGGCACTGTTAGAAGGAATGGCTCAATCCCATCTTGTTCATATGTCGGCTCCTAAAGACCAGGAAAAGATGCAATTGCAAAACAGTATTGTATTACTAGAAGAGGTTGACGTGTTATATGAAGAGGAAAAGTCCTTTTGGGCCGGACTACAGAGGTTCACCGAAATCTCACGGAGACCGATTGTTTTGACATGTACAAATCCTACTTCGTTGCCAAGTACAATCACCGATTCTGTTAGTGGTAACACTTCTACATATTTGGAATTCTGCCCTGCTCCTGAAACACTGCAAGTAGACGCTCTATTTGTAATTGCATTATGCGAAGGACACTTGGTAGAGAAGAACTGTCTTCATAATCTTGTGGTAGCAAACAATTTCGATTTTAGACTGTCACTAAATACTTTGCAGTTTTGGTGCCAAATGGGGGTTGGGGGTAGAAGAAGCGGAATTGACTGGATGTTGACGAAAGACGAACAAGATCGTTATAATTTGCATGACAAGCGAGTTATCAGCCAAGGGACATATTTCGAAGTACCTGGAAGGGAATTTCAAGATGACTATGATCCATTTTACAAGCCTCAAACACACAGTCATGACATACAAGGACGCTATTCGGACGTCACTGGTAATCATAATGGCGAAAATAATAGCCTTCCGACCCTAAATGAAGTCTCATCGCTTTACGACACATTATCTGCTGCGGATGTTATTGACTCTCATACGTACAGTGCGTTTGCAGTAGTTccacatcatcatcttgCAGATAATGAGGACCCTCTTGCCGGTATCATGTTAACTGATGAATCGTCAGTTCGCGAAGACCCGCTGCCTTTCGAGCTACAAGTAGGGTCAAGTATTCTGGATCTAGTAGGCAGTATTTCTGAAGGTTATCCGTTTTCTTTACTTCCAAGCAGGCCCCCAAAGCCCATTGTAGATGGGGTAACTTTCAGAGAGGCGCTATTATATCTCGGATTTCGCTTAGATCAATGGGGAAGTGCCGTTGGCCAGTCCAATCAATTTGACTCAGTCTCGACGTCGACTCTCGCTACTGATTTTCTACCCTGGGTCCGGGGTATGGCAAGGATGGATAAAATTCTAGCAGCTGAATATGAACGGGTTCGTACCCAGCTATCTACTGAATCGGGCCGAGCGAGTCGTCGTTCCTACGCAGCAATGGGAATAGACACATACGACCGATACCTTGACGGGGATATAGACCTCGACGAAATCATAAATACTGCACCTCTCAACTGGGCTTCTGAAGAGTTCTCACAGTCTGAACACCAGCCTATTCTCACTTCAAACCCAAGTATGCATAACTCTATTTAA
- the MST1 gene encoding threonine--tRNA ligase MST1 (Mitochondrial threonyl-tRNA synthetase; aminoacylates both the canonical threonine tRNA tT(UGU)Q1 and the unusual threonine tRNA tT(UAG)Q2 in vitro; GO_component: GO:0005737 - cytoplasm [Evidence IEA]; GO_component: GO:0005759 - mitochondrial matrix [Evidence IEA]; GO_component: GO:0005739 - mitochondrion [Evidence IEA]; GO_component: GO:0005739 - mitochondrion [Evidence IDA] [PMID 14576278]; GO_component: GO:0005739 - mitochondrion [Evidence IDA] [PMID 16823961]; GO_component: GO:0005739 - mitochondrion [Evidence IDA] [PMID 2999113]; GO_function: GO:0005524 - ATP binding [Evidence IEA,IEA]; GO_function: GO:0004812 - aminoacyl-tRNA ligase activity [Evidence IEA,IEA]; GO_function: GO:0016874 - ligase activity [Evidence IEA]; GO_function: GO:0000166 - nucleotide binding [Evidence IEA,IEA]; GO_function: GO:0004829 - threonine-tRNA ligase activity [Evidence IEA,IEA]; GO_function: GO:0004829 - threonine-tRNA ligase activity [Evidence IDA] [PMID 21321019]; GO_function: GO:0004829 - threonine-tRNA ligase activity [Evidence IMP,ISA] [PMID 2999113]; GO_process: GO:0070159 - mitochondrial threonyl-tRNA aminoacylation [Evidence IDA] [PMID 21321019]; GO_process: GO:0006418 - tRNA aminoacylation for protein translation [Evidence IEA]; GO_process: GO:0006435 - threonyl-tRNA aminoacylation [Evidence IEA]; GO_process: GO:0006412 - translation [Evidence IEA]), whose product MKLRPEFLVLKPGTLIVDFRAAGPISREAMYMSIVMLKNGLNSKVLNCLAMLLSRFLTSAVRAKKWHSMYLMEGLRARYCSSTNPPDQATINQLEEVKSISNQQKLYMIDPTTPGSIFFLPHGARLFNKLVEFMKVQQRMFGFEEVITPVIYKKDLWKRSGHWAHYKRDMFEVFGADHGEQSADGDMSSTENKSEYSLKPMNCPGHCLIFSRHERSFRELPIRLTDYSPLHRNEASGALTGLTRVRKFHQDDGHIFCMPDQVETEMNSCLKLIDTVYRIFGLDDYELTLSTRPETFIGTVEVWDRAEANLKEALNRSGKPWTVNEGDGAFYGPKIDILVKDNLGKQHQTATIQLDFQLPENFALEFTTSSGTQHRPVMIHRAIYGSIERFMAILIDHYQGKWPFWINPRQALVIPVSAKHAEYAQSVAEKLSGKLFTSNTESVPAGKLGAQVFNVEVALQDEPVNVRIRRAISENYSFILMVGDREVESNTVTMRPRGSRATQTVTVEELHQHFCKLQNEYA is encoded by the coding sequence ATGAAACTAAGACCGGAATTCCTGGTGCTTAAGCCAGGGACCCTGATCGTCGACTTCCGTGCGGCTGGGCCGATCAGTCGTGAAGCGATGTATATGTCGATCGTCATGTTGAAAAATGGTCTCAATTCTAAAGTTTTGAATTGTTTGgcaatgctgctgtcgcGGTTTCTGACCAGTGCGGTAAGGGCCAAAAAATGGCACTCAATGTATCTGATGGAGGGTCTCCGGGCGCGGTACTGTTCATCAACGAATCCGCCAGACCAGGCCACTATAAATCAGCTGGAGGAGGTCAAATCCATCTCGAACCAGCAAAAACTGTATATGATAGATCCTACAACACCAGggtcaatattttttctcCCTCATGGTGCACGATTATTCAACAAGTTAGTAGAATTTATGAAAGTACAACAGCGGATGTTTGGATTCGAGGAGGTCATAACTCCTGTTATCTATAAAAAGGACCTTTGGAAAAGGAGCGGCCATTGGGCTCATTATAAGAGAGATATGTTTGAAGTATTTGGTGCAGACCATGGAGAACAGTCTGCTGATGGCGATATGTCCTcgactgaaaataaaagcGAATATTCTTTAAAACCAATGAATTGTCCAGGTCATTGTTTAATATTTTCTCGCCATGAGCGTTCGTTTCGAGAATTACCCATTCGTCTGACTGACTATTCACCATTGCATAGAAACGAAGCATCAGGGGCATTGACCGGACTGACCCGTGTTCGAAAGTTCCATCAAGACGACGGCCATATTTTTTGCATGCCAGATCAAGTAGAGACTGAAATGAACTCATGTCTCAAGCTTATTGATACAGTCTATAGAATCTTTGGTTTAGATGATTATGAACTTACACTTTCTACTCGGCCAGAAACATTCATTGGCACGGTAGAAGTCTGGGATAGAGCCGAGGCAAATCTAAAAGAGGCACTCAATCGTAGTGGCAAGCCATGGACAGTTAATGAAGGAGATGGAGCGTTTTATGGGCCCAAAATCGATATTTTAGTCAAGGACAATTTGGGTAAGCAACACCAAACAGCAACAATCCAGTTGGATTTTCAACTTCCTGAAAATTTTGCTCTAGAATTCACTACATCATCTGGTACTCAACATCGACCTGTTATGATTCATAGGGCCATTTATGGTTCCATCGAGCGGTTCATGGCTATTCTAATTGACCACTATCAAGGTAAATGGCCATTCTGGATTAATCCGCGTCAGGCATTGGTTATTCCTGTTTCCGCTAAACATGCCGAATATGCACAATCTGTTGCTGAGAAGCTGTCCGGCAAGTTGTTCACTTCCAATACGGAATCTGTTCCTGCTGGAAAGCTGGGTGCACAAGTTTTCAATGTAGAGGTGGCTCTTCAAGACGAGCCTGTTAATGTTCGGATCAGGCGCGCCATTTCCGAGAACTATTCTTTCATACTCATGGTTGGCGATCGTGAAGTAGAGTCGAACACCGTCACTATGAGACCTAGAGGAAGTAGAGCTACCCAAACAGTGACAGTCGAAGAACTGCATCAGCATTTTTGTAAACTACAAAACGAATACGCTTAA
- the ATG17 gene encoding protein kinase regulatory subunit ATG17: MSTATNDELLSQHSQLDIWFREAKQSLSIAGPICTEANELVLTSREQIEVATVMWSRVMFVHRAVNDQFDLLNKIKQSFKNLETSCQDDFKNSLQELDDLEEKLDLTLNHLEHTFLDEAFRIDNKGGSASSNGSVEPDNVGGGGGSGSSGGGRNAMGTASGSSGNGSGRGFFGGARTLRTFVHDSGIDNLRQAVGIAVEKSQVIVKDLAKVIESLDADINEFHKDMFSVQAIKRRGLEAAHENTVSVATDAHAMALLLESLTRHYDLCLKAIEMSKTPEKYKDDLPEVAKILKNDSQELEAVVEELYERRKFIEVSEAAVSSFYKQMNDLNMKVQTFFSELLVFGVSKLTGYSEKLEEALRIHQSQMQEIYKLKQELQSLVDYYGLFHSAYQALILEVLRRRKSQQRMKAMVSDMLKQVHNAHDDEVRARQGFVKQYGDYLPNDLWEGLLNFPLEPQIIMENERFPEISEASIAEATRRIEL, encoded by the coding sequence ATGAGTACTGCTACAAATGATGAACTGCTATCACAACATTCCCAGCTAGATATCTGGTTTCGCGAAGCAAAACAGTCACTTTCGATAGCTGGTCCTATCTGCACCGAGGCAAATGAATTGGTCTTGACATCTCGAGAGCAAATAGAAGTTGCCACTGTAATGTGGTCAAGAGTCATGTTTGTTCATCGGGCAGTCAATGATCAGTTTGATCTGCTGAATAAAATCAAGCAATCGTTTAAGAACCTGGAAACTTCGTGCCAAGATGACTTCAAGAATTCTTTACAAGAATTGGATGATTTAGAAGAAAAGCTGGACCTAACTTTAAATCATCTCGAACATACATTTTTAGATGAGGCATTCAGAATTGATAATAAAGGAGGAAGCGCTAGTTCAAACGGTAGTGTTGAACCTGATAATgttgggggtggtgggggaAGTGGTAGTAGCGGTGGTGGCCGAAACGCAATGGGCACTGCTAGTGGGAGTAGTGGGAATGGGAGTGGCAGAGgtttttttggtggtgctcGGACACTAAGAACGTTTGTACATGATAGTGGTATTGATAATCTACGGCAAGCAGTGGGGATAGCAGTCGAGAAATCGCAGGTGATTGTTAAAGATCTCGCTAAAGTGATAGAGTCTCTAGACGCTGACATCAATGAATTCCATAAGGATATGTTTTCAGTTCAAGCGATAAAGCGAAGAGGTTTAGAAGCAGCGCATGAAAATACTGTAAGTGTTGCCACGGATGCGCATGCTatggctcttcttctcgaaTCTCTAACTCGGCATTACGACCTGTGTTTAAAAGCAATTGAGATGAGCAAGACCCCTGAAAAGTATAAAGACGATTTGCCCGAGGTTGCTAAAATCCTCAAAAACGACAGCCAAGAGTTAGAAGCTGTAGTCGAAGAGTTGTACGAACGCAGGAAATTTATAGAAGtttcagaagcagctgtttcttcGTTCTACAAGCAAATGAATGATCTGAATATGAAAGTACaaacatttttttctgagCTACTGGTGTTTGGCGTGTCCAAACTTACTGGTTATAGTGAGaaactggaagaagcaTTACGCATTCATCAGTCCCAAATGCAAGAAATATACAAGCTGAAGCAAGAACTCCAATCATTAGTCGATTACTATGGGCTCTTTCATAGCGCTTATCAAGCACTTATTCTTGAGGTACTGAGGAGACGCAAATCCCAGCAGCGAATGAAAGCTATGGTTAGCGACATGCTAAAGCAAGTCCACAATGCACACGATGATGAGGTGCGAGCCCGCCAGGGGTTTGTAAAGCAATATGGTGACTATTTGCCAAACGACTTGTGGGAGGGTCTTCTAAACTTCCCACTGGAACCTCAAATAATCATGGAAAATGAACGGTTCCCGGAAATAAGCGAAGCTAGCATAGCGGAGGCCACCCGTCGCATTGAATTATAG
- the SPT3 gene encoding transcriptional regulator SPT3 (Subunit of the SAGA and SAGA-like transcriptional regulatory complexes; interacts with Spt15p to activate transcription of some RNA polymerase II-dependent genes, also functions to inhibit transcription at some promoters; relocalizes to the cytosol in response to hypoxia; GO_component: GO:0000124 - SAGA complex [Evidence IDA] [PMID 9224714]; GO_component: GO:0000124 - SAGA complex [Evidence IDA] [PMID 9674426]; GO_component: GO:0046695 - SLIK (SAGA-like) complex [Evidence IDA] [PMID 12446794]; GO_component: GO:0005829 - cytosol [Evidence IDA] [PMID 22932476]; GO_component: GO:0005634 - nucleus [Evidence IEA,IEA]; GO_component: GO:0005634 - nucleus [Evidence IDA] [PMID 22932476]; GO_function: GO:0046982 - protein heterodimerization activity [Evidence IEA]; GO_function: GO:0003712 - transcription cofactor activity [Evidence IDA] [PMID 11485989]; GO_function: GO:0003712 - transcription cofactor activity [Evidence IMP] [PMID 9858534]; GO_process: GO:0016568 - chromatin modification [Evidence IDA] [PMID 9674426]; GO_process: GO:0016573 - histone acetylation [Evidence IDA] [PMID 9674426]; GO_process: GO:0001403 - invasive growth in response to glucose limitation [Evidence IDA] [PMID 12072450]; GO_process: GO:0007124 - pseudohyphal growth [Evidence IDA] [PMID 12072450]; GO_process: GO:0006355 - regulation of transcription, DNA-templated [Evidence IEA]; GO_process: GO:0006366 - transcription from RNA polymerase II promoter [Evidence IEA]; GO_process: GO:0006366 - transcription from RNA polymerase II promoter [Evidence IMP] [PMID 12370284]; GO_process: GO:0006351 - transcription, DNA-templated [Evidence IEA]) — translation MNSEASKKLYKKSKIRLPWELAFMFAEQPLDENDDENEDEEEMEANVATLQRLKTADDRTRDMTKEEYVHWSECRQASFTFRKGKRFREWAGISQLTDSRPHDDIIDILGFLTFEIVANLTEEALKIKDLEDELELRSGKNSKKRKRDHHLFDGPDEQQRPIMARHIQEAYRRLQAKQPKATALRGFSGGLVTIRTRII, via the coding sequence ATGAATAGCGAAGCTTCTAAAAAGTTGTATAAAAAGTCTAAAATTAGACTGCCCTGGGAGCTGGCGTTTATGTTTGCAGAGCAACCACtcgatgaaaatgatgatgaaaatgaagacgaagaagagatggAAGCCAATGTTGCAACGCTACAGAGACTAAAAACAGCAGATGATAGAACTAGGGACATGACGAAAGAAGAGTATGTTCATTGGAGTGAATGTCGCCAGGCTTCATTTACGTTTAGAAAAGGAAAACGTTTTCGGGAATGGGCAGGTATATCACAATTGACTGATTCACGGCCTCATGACGATATCATTGATATATTGGGATTTTTGACGTTTGAAATTGTGGCCAACTTGACGGAAGAGGCgttaaaaataaaagatttAGAAGACGAACTTGAACTACGAAGTGGTAAAAACTCTAAGAAACGTAAGAGAGATCACCATTTGTTTGATGGGCCTGACGAGCAGCAGAGGCCCATCATGGCCAGGCATATCCAAGAAGCATATCGCAGGCTCCAGGCCAAGCAACCGAAGGCTACCGCCTTGCGAGGGTTTTCAGGGGGATTGGTAACGATACGGACCAGGATTATTTAG